In Juglans regia cultivar Chandler chromosome 13, Walnut 2.0, whole genome shotgun sequence, the DNA window ATTGGTTGCTCCATAGGCCAGAAGTTCCGAGGCCTAATGAATGTTTCTAAAgtggaaattaatttcttagTGTTTCTCTCCTTTTACTAATTATTTGTAGGATTATCTGTTAATCACAGGAAATCATCAAAGGCCTTCCTAAGGGTTTGAAGATTGTTGATCTTTCTGCAGTAAGCTTTGCATTACCACTATTTAAGTCTGGCATTGTTACAGTTTTGTTTTGATGCATCCCATATTAAATCCAAAACTGGCTGTTTTGCCTATGTCAAAGTTTGATGATTTGATTTCACAGGACTTCCGGCTGCGAGATATATCTGAATATGAAGAATGGTACGGTCAGGCACACAGAGCACCAGATTTGCAGGTGGGTTACTCTGTTATTCTTTGTTCTTAAAAGTGTCACTCAAACTCGGTGTCAAGAATTTAtcccaaaatttttttcttggggggggggaggggcTGGGGTGCTAAAACATTGAACATACCCATCCTTGGCATTATGtactctcttatttttcatctaaatgAGTATTTCATCACCTGGATGCAGAAAGAAGCTGTATATGGTTTGACAGAGATTTTGAGAGAGGAGATTAAAAGTGCACGTCTAGTTGCTAATCCTGGTTGTTATCCAACATCCATTCAGCTTCCTCTTGTTCCATTGATAAAGGTTTGTGTTCACCATTCTGTGTTGTCATTGATTTCTCTCGAGATGGTTGGGTAAATTAATTTTGCATGTCTTGATTGGTTGACTACTACATCTTCAAAAGCAACTTGTGAAAGTTGTGCTTGAGATTGGTTGAATAGGAATTAAGACTTGAAAATATACATCAATAAGTTCAATAGATGCgcgcgtgtgtatatatatatatatatatattttttttttgataaataagagagaaatattattgatatgaatgaaatagataTAGCCCTtatacacatgaagtatacagaagaacacctaaatacattctaagagtgataaattaaagacaagaaatcatgaacattgtcCCCAtttagtacatatatatatatatatatatatatgctgagaTCTTTCAAAGATAACAAGGGGAGAGGAAACATATATGCTTAGAAGCTTctcaagaaaacaaaggaagaacTAAACACTTAATGTtcaaaatagagtttgaatTGAATAACCTTGATACagtttaaaatttagaaaaggcATTTGGTGATAATTAAGTTATCGATTTATTGGACTAATTAATGTTGGAACCTTAGCTGCTGTAATCATTCTATAATTCTAATATGAAATCAGTTTTCTGAGTTGAACATATTTAGGGCTtatttggggagtgagatgagatgagaattttgtgaatagtagtaagatagtttgtgaataatagtgagatagtttgagttgagtattttttgggttttgggaaatgagagagaaaaagttgaataaaaaatattataaagttaaaatattgttagaatatagttttataatattatttttgtttggagatttgaaaaagttgaattattttttattttttgtttgaaaattttatatttgaattatttttataagatctttattaataagcccaAAGCTGCAACCCAAGCACATATGTATTATACAAGAGAGACACCTAACTAGTAGAACCAAACTTTGATAATACAGGTGCTTGAAGTACTTTAACTGCACACcgtttgattttcttttttcgaaTTTGGAGGTGCATGGTTTGTGAGTTGCATGGTCACACTAACCTGATGCTGGCTAGGGCTCCCATTGCTAACTTCTATGCTTTACAGTTTTGATGGTTTTCTGCGTACTTTTTGGCTTGCAGGCTAATCTCATTcaatatagaaatattattatcgACTCAAAATCTGGTGTGAGTGGAGCAGGTTAGGGTTTGTTCACCTTCAGAAAATTGACAATTCTTAGCTAAATGTTCTCGATGCATGCTTTCATGACATATGCTAACTAGTTTACCATGTAGGGCGCGGTGCTAAGGAGGCAAATTTGTACACTGAAATTTCTGAAGGCATTTATTCTTATGGGATGACCAGGCATCGCCATGGTAATATTTTGCACTTCAATTTTGAATATGCATATGgagtactattattattatttttttgataagtaataatattatatatatatataaatatcaataggagtaaccaagtacactggttgtatacaagaaaacacctagcccatacaagagagcccctaatgacccaaaagcccATGAGAAACCCAAAATAAACCAATACCCAAAATACAACATTGTCCTCCCCAACCCCAGCCCCAAGATTCTGTAAAAACCTCTACCCGAAAGCCCTCCCTTTAGCCTTCCCTCAACTTGAACTAGCTCCCTTAGCATCATAGTTGATTGCCCATGAAAGATTttttaactccctgctttttttaaacttagatttggtttcaagcgcgtgGCTCCCTTCAATTGCAGTGAGTAGTGTTTTAAATTGATCTTCATATTCTCCATGTTCTCCATTATTCATGGATCATCGTGCCTTTGCATGTGTACTAGGACCACTTGTTTAGATGTTCATCAATTATTCTtaaagttcaaataaaaaaagagaaatgatatttgtagtcatagagTACACAAGCGCCgcgcactccttttgaaaaaagagttTCAAAAGGAGTGCGCGGTGCTTGCAGAACTTatgattgtatctagcattactcataaaaaattgaattggagGCATCTACTTGCCCTAAAAAAGAGAATTGGAAGGCTTTGCACCTTTTTCAAGAAGTTGAATGGAAAGATCAATTATTGATTGAAAATAATGGTATTACTGGTCTACAAATAACAATCTGAGTGTACATTGTTAAACATTAAAGAGATGTTATCTGGTTGATCTAGAAGACATTCATGATTTTCTAGGAGAAAGTGGCCTGTGTTTGACCATGATATTTAATGACAAGTTGAAGTTTTAGGGCATGATGTTCAATGACCAATCGATGACTGAGAAAATGCCCTCTTCGATCTTTTAGTTTACTGCTCAGCTATGCAAGAAGAATATCCTGATAAACTGCACCAGTATTGTTTGTCAGCATCCAGTTCTGTTACAGATATGGAAACTTCCCAATCAGAGAAAAGTCTAGTGCTTATTCCATTTTGAAGCAAATGTTTGTTGGCCGATGAAATAAGCTTTAGGTGGCCACGTAATGGGACATAATTGGTGGAACTTGTTTGTTGATTACAAGCTTCCGTTTGATGCTTTATGTTTTTGAATTGGTTTATCTTCATGTACTGTTTCTTTCTATTTGACAAAATTAgaatcaattaattttttaaagttctcATGATTTTTCAAGGTCTAGAGTGAGTGCATTCTCTTTTATTAGATAAAACGAAGCAATAACCTTTATATGGCTTTCAGTTCCGGAAATTGAACAGGGACTCTCCGATGCTGCGCATTCAAAAATAACAATCAGTTTCACTCCACACCTAATGCCAATGGTAATGGTTACACCTGATTTAATTGTGTTTCTCTGTCCTTTGTAACTCTTTTTGCTCAGAAAGGAATTGTGTTAATCCTCGTGTTCTAGAACCGCGGAATGCAATCAACTATATATGTGGAAATGGCTGCTGGTGTAACAATTGAGGATTTATACCAACAATTGAAGATATCTTATCAGGTATGCCATTTGGACTATTGTTAAACTAGCTGGCTACTTGAATTTTGAAGGATCAACTATGGATATCCTGCATTTCCTTGGGCATTTTTTTGGACTGGGTTCCAACCAAGCATttcacacaaatttttttttttggtttggggGGGGTTTGAACTCCAGACCTCCATTTTGGAGGCTTGGGGTTATGCCAACCAGGCCACAGGCCTTTGACAAGCATTTCACACACATGGTTTGATGTATATACTGCCTATTTCTTGTCTGCTTGCTTTGGTAATCTATGGGATTCtgaaattcatttaattttttattgcaGGATGAagaatttgttattttgttgGAGAGAGGAGTTGTCCCTCACACTCATAATGTTCGAGGAtccaattataatttaataaatgtcTTTGCTGATCGAATACCGGGAAGGGCAATAATTACTTCAGTTGTATGTTTGTGTTCATCCATCTCTATGTTAAAATTACTCCTTATGTACAGTCATTGTTATCCTAGGGATGATCATTGGCTAAGCCTTTAGAACATATATGCAGATTGATAATCTTGTAAAGGGAGCATCAGGTCAAGCTTTACAGAATCTCAACATCATGTTGGGATATCCAGAAAATACCGGGCTTCTTTACCAGCCCCTGTTTCCTTGAGAACTCGTTATTTCCATATTCGGAAGAGTCCAAGCATGTAAGTCTCAATTCATGCATAAACTATTGTGTAGGCTCAATGGAAAGAGTGGATTTATTTGTAAAACCATGATGTGTGGAAGCTTTTGCACTTAAACATGGAGTTTGTAATGCAACCCACTTGTTTGAGAGGCTAACAGGTGgcatttcattgattttgtGGCAGGAAATTATGTGCGGAGCATCTCTGGGCAGTTCCTCACTGTTTCCGAGTTTTGCAGTgcatataagaataatgatgaaAGATCAAAGACTATTGTTATCTCATATTAGAAATAATGTGTGTTTATTCGATGAACGAAGGAAATAATGTGCATTTTTTGGGATTAGAACACTCCTTTGAACGTAGGATGCGCCGATTTAATGCAAGGTAGTTTGCTACTTGAGGGTGAACATACTCTAATGAATGCATGAGCGTGCATGATGAGCCACATGATATTATTGTTTGGATACCAAGTCTTTTACCCTACGAGACTGATGGATGATAATCAGCACATGATAATTACCATCTGAATCATTGACTTTGCAACTCGAgcatgcatacatatacataatTAGATCGATGATATATTGAGTAAGAAGAAAATGAGCGGATTGACAGACACAAGTGGACAATGGGGCACTTTGGAGATTGGATTCGATCAATGTTAAGGCAGAAAAAGAGAACTTCTATTTACTCCACATTGTTGACATGATAGAATTTAACTTGTAAAAGGGTCCATATCAACTTACAAGTAGGATTACTTCTTGATtacatctttttatttataaatttatttgaaaactatGGGATAATTTTGAACTgccaatttgaaaatatgagataaaaaagtTCTCTAATTCGGATTATAATCCAATTCCAACCTACGCCAGAGGTGGGAGGGAGTCCAGGGTGGGGACGGTACTTTCCGAGTAAGGTGCA includes these proteins:
- the LOC109010250 gene encoding probable N-acetyl-gamma-glutamyl-phosphate reductase, chloroplastic, whose amino-acid sequence is MWTANFSSISFGTGCSGKDGAIITKVNKRKEGKIFVKCAVNTKTQKPDKAVRIGVLGASGYTGSEIVRLLANHPHFGISLMTADRKAGQSIGSVFPHLVSQDLPDMVAIKDADFSDVDAVFCCLPHGTTQEIIKGLPKGLKIVDLSADFRLRDISEYEEWYGQAHRAPDLQKEAVYGLTEILREEIKSARLVANPGCYPTSIQLPLVPLIKANLIQYRNIIIDSKSGVSGAGRGAKEANLYTEISEGIYSYGMTRHRHVPEIEQGLSDAAHSKITISFTPHLMPMNRGMQSTIYVEMAAGVTIEDLYQQLKISYQDEEFVILLERGVVPHTHNVRGSNYNLINVFADRIPGRAIITSVIDNLVKGASGQALQNLNIMLGYPENTGLLYQPLFP